A window of the Xenopus laevis strain J_2021 chromosome 9_10L, Xenopus_laevis_v10.1, whole genome shotgun sequence genome harbors these coding sequences:
- the bbs5.L gene encoding Bardet-Biedl syndrome 5 protein homolog isoform X1 — translation MLSVLDALWEDRDVRFDISPQQMKMRPGEVLIDCLDSIEDTKGNNGDRGRLLVTNLRVIWHSLALPRVNLAVGYNCIINITTRTANSKLRGQTEALYILTKCNNTRFEFIFTNLVPGSPRLFTSVIAVHRAYETSKMYRDLKLRGALIQNKQLKLLPREQVYDKINGVWNLSSDQGNLGTFFITNVRIVWHANMNDSFNVSIPYLQIRSIKIRDSKFGLALVIESSQQSGGYVLGFKIDPVEKLQDSVKEINSLHRVYSASPIFGVEYEMEEKPQALEELTIEQVQDDVEIEADEHTDAFVAYFADGNKQQDREPVYSEELGLAIEKLKDGFTLQGLWDVMA, via the exons ATGCTGTCTGTGTTGGACGCGCTGTGGGAGGATCGGGATGTTCGCTTTGATATATCGCCCCA GCAAATGAAAATGAGACCAGGGGAAGTGCTCATAGACTGCTTAGATTCCATTGAGGATACCAAAGGAAACAATGGAGACAGAG GAAGACTGCTAGTCACCAATTTACGAGTTATTTGGCATTCCCTAGCACTTCCCCGTGTGAATCTTG CTGTTGGCTACAACTGTATTATAAACATCACGACAAGGACTGCTAATTCG AAATTACGTGGTCAGACTGAAGCACTGTACATCTTAACAAAATGCAACAATACTCGCTTTGAGTTTATCTTTACAAATCTTGTACCTGGGAGTCCTAGACTGTTTACTTCTGTTATCGCTGTACACAG AGCTTATGAGACATCTAAAATGTATCGTGATCTCAAACTGAGAGGCGCACTCATCCAAAATAAGCAGCTGAAGCTTCTTCCACGTGAACAAGTTTACGATAAAATCAATGGAGTGTGGAATTTATCCAGTGATCAG GGAAATTTGGGAACATTCTTTATAACCAATGTGAGAATAGTTTGGCATGCCAATATGAATGATAGTTTCAACGTCAGCATTCCTTATCTGCAAATT CGTTCCATAAAAATCAGAGACTCAAAGTTTGGTTTAGCACTGGTGATAGAAAGCTCCCAGCAG AGTGGTGGATACGTCCTTGGCTTTAAAATTGATCCAGTTGAGAAGCTACAGGATTCAGTGAAGGAGATAAACTCATTGCACAGGGTCTACTCTGCAAGCCCCATATTTGGAGTAGAGTATGAGATGGAGGAAAAG CCACAGGCCCTTGAAGAATTAACCATAGAGCAGGTTCAAGATGATGTTGAAATAGAAGCTGATGAACACACTGATGCATTTGTG GCTTACTTTGCTGATGGGAATAAG CAACAAGATCGGGAACCAGTCTATTCTGAAGAGCTTGGCTTAGCAATAGAGAAACTGAAGGATGGCTTTACCCTGCAGGGATTATGGGATGTGATGGCATAA
- the bbs5.L gene encoding Bardet-Biedl syndrome 5 protein homolog, with the protein MLSVLDALWEDRDVRFDISPQQMKMRPGEVLIDCLDSIEDTKGNNGDRGRLLVTNLRVIWHSLALPRVNLAVGYNCIINITTRTANSKLRGQTEALYILTKCNNTRFEFIFTNLVPGSPRLFTSVIAVHRAYETSKMYRDLKLRGALIQNKQLKLLPREQVYDKINGVWNLSSDQGNLGTFFITNVRIVWHANMNDSFNVSIPYLQIRSIKIRDSKFGLALVIESSQQSGGYVLGFKIDPVEKLQDSVKEINSLHRVYSASPIFGVEYEMEEKPQALEELTIEQVQDDVEIEADEHTDAFVVSRLSRISYFTRQIIYILIFTRMYSGWFHHSLTKLHGSIRFNSVTIAADFLYIYISQNGTKIVK; encoded by the exons ATGCTGTCTGTGTTGGACGCGCTGTGGGAGGATCGGGATGTTCGCTTTGATATATCGCCCCA GCAAATGAAAATGAGACCAGGGGAAGTGCTCATAGACTGCTTAGATTCCATTGAGGATACCAAAGGAAACAATGGAGACAGAG GAAGACTGCTAGTCACCAATTTACGAGTTATTTGGCATTCCCTAGCACTTCCCCGTGTGAATCTTG CTGTTGGCTACAACTGTATTATAAACATCACGACAAGGACTGCTAATTCG AAATTACGTGGTCAGACTGAAGCACTGTACATCTTAACAAAATGCAACAATACTCGCTTTGAGTTTATCTTTACAAATCTTGTACCTGGGAGTCCTAGACTGTTTACTTCTGTTATCGCTGTACACAG AGCTTATGAGACATCTAAAATGTATCGTGATCTCAAACTGAGAGGCGCACTCATCCAAAATAAGCAGCTGAAGCTTCTTCCACGTGAACAAGTTTACGATAAAATCAATGGAGTGTGGAATTTATCCAGTGATCAG GGAAATTTGGGAACATTCTTTATAACCAATGTGAGAATAGTTTGGCATGCCAATATGAATGATAGTTTCAACGTCAGCATTCCTTATCTGCAAATT CGTTCCATAAAAATCAGAGACTCAAAGTTTGGTTTAGCACTGGTGATAGAAAGCTCCCAGCAG AGTGGTGGATACGTCCTTGGCTTTAAAATTGATCCAGTTGAGAAGCTACAGGATTCAGTGAAGGAGATAAACTCATTGCACAGGGTCTACTCTGCAAGCCCCATATTTGGAGTAGAGTATGAGATGGAGGAAAAG CCACAGGCCCTTGAAGAATTAACCATAGAGCAGGTTCAAGATGATGTTGAAATAGAAGCTGATGAACACACTGATGCATTTGTGGTAAGTCGTCTTTCTAGGATTTCATATTTTACCaggcaaatcatttatatattaatatttacaagAATGTATTCTGGATGGTTTCACCACAGCTTGACTAAGCTGCATGGTAGCATACGATTTAACAGTGTAACAATTGCTGCAGATTTTCTTTACATATACATATCACAGAATGGgacaaaaatagtaaaataa